TCCCCTCCCGCACCGTCATCGTCCTCCACGACGCCGACGCCACCTCCCCGGCGCACATAGGTAACGCACGCCACCATGCTCTACTTGTTCATTCAACCCGATAtgatcctcctcctgctgctgctggcgcccGATTCCTCGCCAATTCGCCTCCTCTTGCCGGGGAATTTCTTGAAGCTCGTGGTGGCGTGGGATCGGTGAGCAAGATATGTATAATATAATGCGGCTCAATCATGCGCTACCGATGAATTCCACTGCATGAAGACGGGGGCGGCGACTAGAACAGGCCCCCACGACGACCGGAGTCTCGCCCAACTACCCGGCGGCTAAATCAGGACTATTTCAGGGCCTAATCTCCGGATAGCAACGTGAGGTCTTGATTGATGCCGCAGCGACCGCGAACCCAGCACGCAATCCTTCCTTTCCTTGTTTTTTTCCGTAAAAAAGGTTCACGCCGCTCGGCAGCACAAGAATATGTCGGCTCCTCCTCAAACGCATCACGCAAAAGCTCGTTTCTTCCTCTGGTGTCCTTCTTATTCTTCATCTTCCTGATGaaggagacaaaaaaaaagtactcTCTGAACGAATTATCCGCAATTTTGAGGCACCGATAAATCAATTGcgatttttttttgccatttgATTCTGGGGACCACTGGGCTATGAATTTTGGCGGCTCATCATTTGGGGGTCAGCAGAAACATGATTTCCAGTCCTTTTCGATTTCGATTACGATATCTGATCATCGATCAGTTGAAAACCCTGCGTCGGTACAAGAAGTTTGGTGGTGGCCCTGACCCGAGTCACCAACAGCGGATTAGTACCTGCTGTCTCTGCATGGAGACCAGAGTTGGACTCTACTAGACCATAGGCTGCAGGTTCCATTCATGTGAATTTATTTTTTGGGaaattcatgtgaaattttCACCGTGATTTTAACCATTCCTCCAGTTTTTTTACGAGACGTCTTACACAACAACTGCATGTTCTCTGAACCTGTCAAGTTTACCTGCATTTCTCGCAGTCATCACAATTCATACCTGTGTGAACCTTGCTTGATTTCATCTCTGGTGTTTTCAGTCAAGGTGCTGAACCAGGCGAAGCTTGACGCGTCCGTTCGAGCTTACGGCAGTGGCACAGAGAAGATAACGAACAAATGGCCGAGCCCGTACGTTCTCTTGTGTGGAGTTTGTCTGCTCGTATCACTCTTCGAGCACTTCTGGCGTCCCCTGAAATGGTTTGCactgggggcggtggctgccgGCATCCTACCGATCCTTATGAGAAGCTTTGCAGCTGCCCGGAGGCTCACCCTTGATGTCAACATACTCATGTTGATTGCAGGTAAAGAACTGCCTCTGTTTCACAGGGATGATGCCTCCCTTGATTTGAATTGGTCTTTGTTTGGGGATAAAATGAATGTATGTCGCTACATTCAAAACGACCTAGTTATGTCGAAAGTAATACCTAAATCTGCAACTGAAAATTATTCTTCAATTGAACCATATAAAAATGAAGTACAATGATGCTGAGCCTAGTAAAATAGCTCAGTTTTGTCATGTTGCTCATATAAACCCTCTGACAGATGCCCGCACTTTGGGGGCCAATAATGCTGCCGCTAACATATCTGTCCATGTGATGGATGGGTTGTAAAAAAAAGTTGCAATGCTAAAACTGTTTTGCCAGGACCAATATGGTTTCTGCTTAGTGGGAAAGCAGAACCGATCCGGCACCCAAAAAGTTTATGTCTCACTTGCCCAATCTTTTCCCTTAACATTAGGTTCTGGAGGGACCTCCACTTTCCACTACAACCGCATTAAAGGGGTATCGTTGCTATGTTGCTAATGCATATGCTAAATGAACAGAACGATGCTTTTCTTCAGTATGGTGGTGTGACATTAATAGGGAATCGTGTTTCCTTTCGGAAGAAGGAACGTATCGTTGGAATCATACTTTCTAAAGATTTTGTTTTTAGTATCAAGATAGCTCTATCCCAATATATGCATATGAACTTCTGAAGGAATCTGCACAACAGCTTGCAGCCTGTATGTATAGTCATCACCACATTTCCTTGTTGGCAATACCCTCTCACCTAGGATGGTCCATGCTATCTTGTCATGACATAGGCTTGTTCCTTGTTATTGCATTTATAACACTTATTTTTGGGTTCTGCCATGGCATGAATGCCCGGAGTGCATTTAAACATTTATTTTTGGGTTCTGCATGGCATAAATGCTTGGAACTTTGGTAGATGGATGGCATGTTAAATTTAAGAATTTCATAAGTCTTATTGCTCTTTTTTACAGTTTCTGGGGCAATAGCTCTGAAGGACTACTCTGAAGCTGGGTTCATTGTTTTCCTATTCACTACAGCTGAATGGCTTGAGACCAGGGCGAGCCACAAGGTCTTTTCATCTCTTTCAGCAGTTTATTTTTCCAAAGAAGTAATAATAAATGCAGGATTACAGAAGCCACACATGAACCACTAAACAGAGTAGGATCTAATTCTTCTTGACGTGTCAAATTTGTAAGCACATTTCGAACTGATGTGACGTTTCGTGGCTGTTGATTTGGACGCGCACTATCCCTACTGATGGGCCATAAACAGTTTTTGGTCTGCCATTTGGGTCTTGGCTTTGGACCAGAGTCATGTCCACATTGCTGACTGTACCACCATTTAGCATACTGCTGAGAGCATGGTGTTGATGCCCACCTGAAAACTCTCGAAGTCTCAAGTGAAGATAAATGAACTTTGTATCTAGTGGACTCAAACATGCATATACACTCATACATGTGTAAATCAGAGTAGAAAACCTAATAAGCAATAACAAAAAGAGATATGTTGTAAGAAAAACAAATATTAGTGGCATATACACTCGATACTTTTTTGTGAATTTGTGTTATATAGGCACTATTTGTGTTTGTTTTctcagaaaaaaatataattaaatGCTGGTTTGACATGTAGGCGACTGCTGGGATGTCATCGCTAATGAGCATGGCACCACAAAAGGCTGTTCTAGCAGAGACTGGGCAAGTGGTTGCGGCTCAGGATGTCAAGGTCAATACAATAATAGCTGTCAAAGCTGGGGAAATCATCCCAATTGACGGTATTGTTGTCGATGGACGGAGTGAGGTTGATGAGAGTACCCTCACCGGGGAGTCCTTCCCGGTGGCAAAGCAGCCAGAGTCCCAGGTCTGGGCTGGCACACTCAACATAGATGGTAAGGCATATCAGTGCTTGAATTGGCATGTGTTAAATGACTACAATAAGCTACTGATCTTTTGGTGATTCTGTACTGTTATGTGGCAGGTTATATTGCTGTGAGGACAACTGCTATGGCTGACAACTCTGCAGTGGCTAAAATGGCAAGGCTAGTTGAAGAAGCACAAAACAGTCGATCCAATACACAGAGGCTGATTGATACATGTGCCAAGTACTATACACCCGGTAAGCTAGATACGCGAGCTAATCTTGGTACTATATTTCCCTTTTGAGACGCCTACTGAAAATAATTACTAGAAAAATAGTAACAAGTTGGATTAGATATTTTTTTCTTACTGTCATCTTGAACTGCACATGCAGCTGTTGTTGTCATGGCTGCGGCAGTGGCAGTGATCCCTGTGGTGATCAGAGCACACAACCTCAAACATATGTTTCAATTGGCCCTTGTCCTTCTAGTGAGTGCTTGCCCATGTGCTCTAGTGCTGTCGACGCCGATTGCCACCTTCTGTGCTCTACTGACGGCTGCAAGGACAGGGCTCCTGATCAAAGGAGGGGATGTCCTTGAATCCTTAGCGAAGATCAAAATTGCTGCTTTTGATAAGACTGGTACAATTACTAGAGGAGAATTCTGTGTCGAGGAATTCAAGGCAGTTGGTGGACGTGTCTCCATTCAACAACTTCTTTACTGGTGGGTGTTGTATCCTTTGTGAATTGTGCATTGCACAAGGTTTATTTGGGTGTACTGATTACTGAGTTTCATGGCTTTTGCAGGGTTTCAAGCATTGAAAGCAGATCAAGCCACCCAATGGCATCTGTGCTTGTTGACTATGCTCAATCAAAATCAGTGGAACCAAAATCTGATACTGTTACTGAGTTCCAAATCTATCCTGGAGAGGGAATTTATGGtgaaattgatggggaaggaGTTTATATTGGGAACAAAAGAATTTTGTCTAGGGCCTCATGTGAAACAGGTTGGTAAACACAAGAACTCCATATTTCCTTCCTACCATCAAACTTCCTGTTAAATAAGATAAGAGACATAGCACATGCCATGCATGAATGGAGACACTTCCACGGCACATAGGAAGGTTTTGGTTTTAGGAATATTAATTAACTGTCACTTTCAAACGACGTCTGTATTTGTCCTTAACCCATTTTATTGTCTGACTACAACCTGATTGTATTGGTTATTTTAAAAggttttttgtgttttttttttgttatctaAAATCACAGTAGCTTTGAACAATCACATGCCCATTTCTTTGCTTTAGTTCCGGAGATCGAAGACATGAAAGGAGTCACTGTTGGATATGTTGCCTGCAAAAGGGAATTGATCGGAGTATTTACTCTGTCGGATTCCTGCCGAACTGGATCAGCTGAAGCCATCAAGGAGCTGAGATCACTTGGTATCAAGTCAGTGATGCTTACTGGGGATAGTGCTGCAGCGGCTGCATATGCGCAAGAACAGGTAAAGACATTCTAGTACTGTTCCCCTAAAAAATCATGCTAGTACTGTGATATTGCACATTTTCCTCATTCTTGGAGGCTCTGATCACTTATAATTTATGCtgatcctttcttcttccagcTTGGCAACATCCTAGATGAGGTTCGTTCTGAACTTCTTCCAGAGGATAAAGTGAGAATTGTTGATGAGCTCAAGGCAAAACATGGCCCTACGCTGATGATTGGAGACGGCATGAATGATGCCCCGGCATTGGCTAAGGCTGATGTTGGAGTCTCCATGGGTGTATCTGGTTCAGCTGTTGCAATGGAGACGAGTCACATCACGCTGATGTCGAATGACATCCGCAGGATTCCAAAGGCTGTCCAGCTGGCACGAAGGACGCACCGGACTATCATTGTGAACATCATCTTCTCAGTGATTACTAAGCTTGCAATTGTTGGACTTGCAATCGGTGGACATCCGCTTATTTGGGCAGCCGTCCTGGCAGATGTCGGCACATGCTTGCTGGTGATCATGTACAGCATGTTGTTACTGAGATCCAAGAGTGATCGGAAGGCGAAGAAATGTTGTGCCTCTTCACAGCATGGATCACATGCCAAGAAACATTGTGTTTCCGGCCACTGCTCAGATGGTCCGTGCAAGTCAACAGGCAGTTGCAAAGAATCATCTTCTGGTAAGCATGGCTGCCATGATCATGGTCATAGCCACAGCCACTGCAAAGAGCCGAGCAACCAGCAGCCTACGGAAAAGCATGCTTGCCATGATCACGACCACAGCCACAGCCACTGCAAAGAGCCCAGCAACCAGGTGGTTACAGAAAAGCATGCTTGCCATGACCACGGGTATACTCATAACCACCGCAAGGAGCCAGGCAACCAGGTGCTTACTGAGAACCATGGTTGCCATGATCATGGTCATACCCATGACCACTGCAAGGAGCTGAGCAGCTCGCACATCATCAACAAGCATGATTGCCATGACAATGAGCATAGCCACTGCAAAGAAGCCCATGCTTCGCAACATTCTGACAGCAACAGCACATGCCATGAGCATGAGCATAGCCACTGTGAAGAACACAACCATTCACATTCTGCAGGTGAGCATGAGCATAGCCACTGTGAAGAGCACAAGCATTCACATTCTACAGTTGAGCATGCTTGCCACGACCATGATCATGAGCACGAGCATCATTGCCATGCTGAGCAGCCACTTGTGCACATCGCGGATACACACCACTACCATGACCACGAGCATGGACATGACCATGGGGAGATTGAGGAATCAGAAACGGACTGCCATGCCGAGGTACAGCACCACCACAGCCATTGCTGCCATGAGCCTCATGTGCAGGAGAAGAAGATTGCTGCTGAGCCAGTTCAAGAAGTCTCCATCTCTATCAGTTCACTACCTGATGAGAATCACGAGCAGCATAACCAGTGCAGCCACCGCAGTGATGAGCACAAGGTGGCAGATTGCACGAACCATCTGAAGGCGAAAGACTGCGTTCCACCTCCAGCTGACCTCGTGAGCAGAAACTGTTGCAGCGTGACCAGCAGCAACAAGGGGTGCGGAAGCAAAGGGAAAGACATCTGCTCGAGCTGGCAGGCCGTGTGCGCCAGGGAGACCAGCCGGTGCTGCAGGAGCTACGTGAAGTGCCCCAGGacgagcagctgctgcagccacCCCATGCTGAAACTGCCCGAGATCGTGGTAGAGTAGGGGGGCAACAAAGTACATGCCCATGTGAACAGTTAAGGTAACTCATCGGCGTCGTAAGATAGTAGGCTGCCGGTGCGGAAGTGTTGGATCTAGTTAAAATAATTTATGTATAGGTTTGCTGAAGAAAATGATGTAGGATTTTGATCAGAAGGGAGTCTGAAAAGGGTGGACTCTGCTTGGTTTGTTCCTTCCTTGCTCCTCTGTTTGCATCTCCTGTAATAGATGGTTTGAGGTGCAGTGGGAATTGGTAGTTCGGTGTGGTACTTAATCAAGGAAAGGCAGAGATCAGTTGTAAATGTTGTGTTCTGATTTTCTCAGGGTTTTAGCTGATGCAGGCAAGTGCAGCTGTGCAGGACAAGGTTAGCTGCCATAATGTCTGAACCGTGAACTGGCTCCACAAAACAACATCAATGCTAGTTAGTATTCTAGTACTGGCCAGAATTCAGATTGAAGAATGAGCGTACGACTCATTTTGGCATGTATGTAGAACTCCCAACGTCTGGATAAAAACCTGGAAATTTAAAGATCCCTCCAAAAGTTCGGAATCTTACTGAAAAGCACTAATTGATCTTATGATCTACTGAAAACTATCATCCTTTTTAAGTCGGTAGCGCCGCCGCGTGGGCACTTGCCAGATGTGGCCTGCCGCCTGCAGCAGCGGCCGGCACGGGAAGATGAATAGGCGAACGTCTACGTCATCAGAACATTAACGAAGCCACGAACCAACCTGGGCCTTAACAGTGAATATAGATTCGGTGGCTAAGGGTTGTTTGGAAAcaccgctaaactttagcatctgtcacatcagatgttggatactaattagaagtattaaacataatctaattacaaaactaattgcacagatggagtctaattcacgagacaaatctattaagcataattagtccataatttgacaatgtggtgctacagtaaccattcgctaatgatagattaattagccttaatagattcgtctcgcgaattagattccatctgtgcgattagttttgtaattagctcatatttagtctcctaattagcattaaatatctgatgtgatcctgctaaagtttagcacctcgtattcaAACACCCCTATATCCATAAGACCATAACTCATCAACTGGgccccaaacaccccctaagtccaTAAGACCATAACTCATCAACTGGACCCCATTGCTACAAGAGCGGGCGCCAGCAAGGAGGGGGAGCGCACTGTAGCCTAAGTGGGCTAATAAGTGGGCAGGCCCATGAACCCTAGCTGATGAATTGTTTTTACTTCTCTCGTCACTCTCACCACGGATGTGGTCAAAATCGCTAATTTTTACTGTccctgtgcgccgccgccgtccccataCTAGGCGTCTGCGGCTCCGCCCTTTAGCAcccccacttttaacacttgGTATCCAAATAGgtatgctaaagtttaacacatctTTTTTCATTAGCACACCCAAGAGGTGCTAAAGGGTGCTAATAGTGCTAAAAGTGCTCCCCTCTTCACTTTTTCCCACCATTGCCCCCTCTCTCTTTCCTCCGCTGCAATTTAAGAGGAGTAAATGAGGAGCAATATTGTCATTTTTCATCAAagatgctaaaatttagcacagtatccaaacagctcaaagtgctaaactttagcacttgaTATCCAAACAGGCTCTTAATGGATTTTTATCCTCCATAAAATGATGTAACGTGACATATAAGAAAAAATGATGGAGTATTAATAATGAGGGAGAAAAGATTGATTTCATGGGATAGAACTGTATGTACACGGTTCCCGAGAGACCTCCAAAGTTTCGTTTCAACTGATTTCTACCCATACCGTGCATGGCAATTGAAGTCTGTCGTTAGACCTAAGCAAACCTCGGGCTGGGAGGCAAAAAGTCCAATTTCTTTCGAGTCCAATCCTACTCATTAACTCCATCAGGCTATAAAAAAATTGGGTCCACGCTCGGACCACCCATCGTTTTCTAGTGtaaatttaattcattttattattCAGTCCGAGCTTGAGCCGCCCATTCTTTTGCCGAAAAATTAGCTTCACGTGCGGGCCTTACCCTAAATGACGTTAGGTTGAGCTTAGCCCGTCGGGCTAGGATCGGGCTAGGCCTATTTTGCTTAGGTCTATCTATCGTTTCGTTTGTCTATAAAATCATGATATGAAATCATGCATTGGAGGTAGGGTTTCATTCATCAACAAAAATTAGTTTATGTATTGGAGGTACGGTTTTATTCATCAACGAAAATTAGTTTAGAATGGTCAATATCGTCCAACTGATGTTGACTTTCTTTGAGGTTATTTTTATTAAGAGACCATTAATATTGAGCTTCTTTTAGCTAGAGGTTATTTTCCTAAAATGCGGGAATGCAAAAATTTCTAAACAATTCATATTTCCCCCCCACAAAACCACTTTCTTAGTCTCAAAAGAGGGCCATGGAATTTTCGAACATCCCAGCGTGGGCATCATCCAACAAGAGCCTCATCTTGCACCGAACAAAAATTAGAGCACGAAAATAGAATAATTCGGATCCGGATAGTCCACAAGACTAGGCGCAAAACCTTCAGCCTAGCAATAGCAAGTGCAAGCTGCTCGAGGAAATCGTAGTGTTGTCCGGCCAACCTTTCCACCTCAGTCCTGCCTCCCAAGATTCTTCCGTACTTTCCCCCTCCACCATCGTCTAGATCTCCCCCAACTCCTCAGTAATCCGGACCATCGACCGCGTGCTCTCGCTCCCTgttctgtccgccgccgccgccgcaagctgtCGTGCTGTGTCGTCGGCGACCTCGCCGCTGAGGTCCTCTTCCCCGCCCGCCGCTCACAGCCTCGTGGCGGACTCGCTGTGGAGTGGAGTCCAGGTCCATCCAGCCGGACGGGCTCGAATCGACTCATTTCGTTTCGTTGGTAAGTCGCTCGAGCTTGCCTTTCTTGGAGCTCGCCTTGTTCTTAGGAGCCCTTTCCCCTTGGCTGCTGCGAGCAGTCAAGTTCGAGTTTTTCTTTGCGGTTACCCACTTAGCTATATGCTTCTGTTCTGCGTGGTGCCGTAGTAATCGATTCGAGGATCCATCCATAACCTAGCCAAGGTAATGCTGGTTCAGGCCTTAGTCCTCGAGTTAAATTCGCCCCTGCCATTTTGGAGTTCGTCTGGTGATGCTTAATTGTTGAGGTTTAGGGGGTTTAGGGAGGGTTTCGTGTGATGTGAAACTTTCAAGTTCTGGGTGAAAACGTGGAACATCCAGGTTCTGGTTAGTAGCACAAGAATGATTTGTGGAACCTCTTAGTACATGTTAACCAAAAAAATTAGGAGACCTTTGCCACTCATGGATAGAGGTCTAGCAGTCAGTTACGTTAAAGGCGTCGATCATTGTTATTAAGAACTTTTGTTCTTTGAGAACTATTTGTTTGCTTTTTGCTGCAAGTTCAGCTATTGTGATAAGTGTTGGCCACAAGCATCCCAGGATTTAGAGGCTGGGGTTACTGTTGGCTAAAAGCCTGAAGGCATTAAACTGAAAATTTCCTTTCCCCCATGTTTTTCAGGTTTCTAGATGTTGATCACTTCTATCAGAAGAGTTGCTTATGGATGATTGTATGACTGTAGCTTGCTAGATCGGAAGGCCCGGCTTTCCTGATTATACATCTACACCATGGCACCACGCAGTAGGTCTTCATCTAGAAGGCCTCTCTGGTTCGTCGTCTTGATTGCTTTTGTCTGTGCAGTAGCCATTGGAGCCTATCTTTATACTCCACGGCATTACACATCTTGTTATCTGGTACCATCAGAAGGCTGCAATACTCGGCCTCCTCCAGAACCTGCTAGGGTATACACTGATGATGAGATTGCTGCTCGTGCTATCATGAGAGACATCATCCGGGCACGGCCAGTGCCGTCGAAGAATCAAAAAATTGCTTTCATGTTCTTGACGCCCAGTTCATTGCCTTTTGAGAAGCTCTGGGAGAAGTTCTTCATGGTATGATTTTCGAAGTATTTACAAATTGCAGTGAATACATGTCTAGGTAGTAAACGAGCCTTAGCAGAATTAACTAAAATCTCAATGGTTGTGTTTCATTATGCAGCATAATattttctcccatcaggatagGAAATTGTTATCTATTATGCATATTATATATTGTTAATGAACTCAATTTGAGTATGTCTACTGAATCTATCTACTTGGGTGTACTTTCAGGGGCATGAAGACAGATACACCATATATGTACATGCATCAAGAGATAGGCCGATTCATTCGAGTCCAATATTTGCTGGCAGGGATATTCGAAGTGAAAAGGTATCAACCTGTAATTGGCTTAAACATGTATTCATTCTTTTATCCCTAATTAATTTACGCAGAAAATGTTTGCTAAGTTGCTCTATAATAAAGATTGATTTTGAGAAAAAATGTGGTGTTTTCTCTCTCAGAGTGCCATCTCTATTGATTGCAGTACTCCATATAATTTAAaaggatgaatgtagcttgtaGAGTAAGACCCAGGATTTATTAATGTTGTTGAACCATCACCTGTACCTAACATGGCCTGTAGTACTTGCCTACAGCAATTGTGCCCAAGAGTATTTAAACACCAAAGTTTTCATTGTACTTGTAGAAtctaatttttaattttcctACAGGTGATCTGGGGTACAATTTCTATGGTTGATGCTGAAAAGAGGCTCTTGGCTCATGCCCTACAAGATCCTGAAAACCAGCATTTTGTCTTGCTTTCTGAGAGGTCCATCATTTTCATTTATCACCATTTAAATTTGAATGCTCCCCATACTAATGCTTTACTCTAATTGCAGTTGTGTGCCACTTCATAACTTtgattatatatatagttaTCTCATGGAGACAAATGTCAGCTTTGTTGACTGGTAAGTGAACATACTGAAGGTTATATAAAGTGATATGTTAGTTTCCCCCCCTATGTGGAGTTGAACAGATATTTGATTTAGGATATGccttttttgatttttttaataaccACAAATGCACAATCGTTTCGCGATTGACATGGCAAATTATTTTTTCCCCTCAGTTTTGATGATCCTGGTCCACATGGAGCAggaagatattctgatcatatGCTACCTGAAATTGTGAAGAGAGATTGGAGAAAAGGTGCACAGGTGATAATTTCATAAAACTCTTCTCCCTAGAAAGTAGAATTTTATGGTTACAAACATGTTGCTCCACTTCTCTTTGTCCATTGACTTCATTTTTTGTAGAGTGATTTCTATGACTTCCAGTAATTCTCTATCATCCAATTCAACTTCTTATAACAGTTGTTATGGCTTCCCATAGTTTTATCTTCCAACACACTGATGTATTCATCTCTTTCAGTGGTTCACAGTGAAACGGCAGCATGCAATTCTTATTCTCGCTGACACCCTTTACTATGGGAAGTTCAAGCGTTACTGTAAGGTGGTCACTTTCTCCCCACCTGAAAAATGAATTTCTTTCTAGGATGCCTTATCTTAGCAAATGCACTGTCAATTTTGTTCTCATGTGTAATATCTAGAGCTTCCAATATCATCAGACAACAGGTAACGATTACTAGGGGGGAAAGTGAAAACAATTTTCTTTGAGAATCTGCTTCATTCAGTATAGATAGTTATGTGACATATCAGACCTTAGGGCATATTAATACATAACATTAGTGTGTTAGTTAGGTACATAACAATTTTCCTGGAATGCATGTTGTTGCTGATATTGTGATTGCTACTTTACAGCCAGGAAATGAATGGCACAATTGCTATTCTGATGAGCACTACTTGCCAACTCTCTTTAATGTAAGCATTCAGAAGCTTCTAGATGAGCTTTTGTTCTCTTTGAGTAGCCAACAACATTTTACTGAAAGAGAGACTTCGAATAACATTGCACCTGTATTTGGTGGCCGCAGATGGCTGATCCGACTGGAATTGCCAATTGGTCAGTGACACATGTAGATTGGTCCGAAGGGAAATGGCATCCTAAAGTCTATAGGGCGGTTGATACAAGCTTTGAGCTGCTGAAGAACATTTCCGTAAGCTCTTTGTTGATCTCAATTGTC
Above is a genomic segment from Setaria viridis chromosome 4, Setaria_viridis_v4.0, whole genome shotgun sequence containing:
- the LOC117852294 gene encoding cadmium/zinc-transporting ATPase HMA2, which gives rise to MGDAAPPPAGGKVQKSYFDVLGICCPSEVPLVERLLEPLPGVRKVTVIVPSRTVIVLHDADATSPAHIVKVLNQAKLDASVRAYGSGTEKITNKWPSPYVLLCGVCLLVSLFEHFWRPLKWFALGAVAAGILPILMRSFAAARRLTLDVNILMLIAVSGAIALKDYSEAGFIVFLFTTAEWLETRASHKATAGMSSLMSMAPQKAVLAETGQVVAAQDVKVNTIIAVKAGEIIPIDGIVVDGRSEVDESTLTGESFPVAKQPESQVWAGTLNIDGYIAVRTTAMADNSAVAKMARLVEEAQNSRSNTQRLIDTCAKYYTPAVVVMAAAVAVIPVVIRAHNLKHMFQLALVLLVSACPCALVLSTPIATFCALLTAARTGLLIKGGDVLESLAKIKIAAFDKTGTITRGEFCVEEFKAVGGRVSIQQLLYWVSSIESRSSHPMASVLVDYAQSKSVEPKSDTVTEFQIYPGEGIYGEIDGEGVYIGNKRILSRASCETVPEIEDMKGVTVGYVACKRELIGVFTLSDSCRTGSAEAIKELRSLGIKSVMLTGDSAAAAAYAQEQLGNILDEVRSELLPEDKVRIVDELKAKHGPTLMIGDGMNDAPALAKADVGVSMGVSGSAVAMETSHITLMSNDIRRIPKAVQLARRTHRTIIVNIIFSVITKLAIVGLAIGGHPLIWAAVLADVGTCLLVIMYSMLLLRSKSDRKAKKCCASSQHGSHAKKHCVSGHCSDGPCKSTGSCKESSSGKHGCHDHGHSHSHCKEPSNQQPTEKHACHDHDHSHSHCKEPSNQVVTEKHACHDHGYTHNHRKEPGNQVLTENHGCHDHGHTHDHCKELSSSHIINKHDCHDNEHSHCKEAHASQHSDSNSTCHEHEHSHCEEHNHSHSAGEHEHSHCEEHKHSHSTVEHACHDHDHEHEHHCHAEQPLVHIADTHHYHDHEHGHDHGEIEESETDCHAEVQHHHSHCCHEPHVQEKKIAAEPVQEVSISISSLPDENHEQHNQCSHRSDEHKVADCTNHLKAKDCVPPPADLVSRNCCSVTSSNKGCGSKGKDICSSWQAVCARETSRCCRSYVKCPRTSSCCSHPMLKLPEIVVE
- the LOC117852795 gene encoding glycosyltransferase BC10 isoform X1, which translates into the protein MAPRSRSSSRRPLWFVVLIAFVCAVAIGAYLYTPRHYTSCYLVPSEGCNTRPPPEPARVYTDDEIAARAIMRDIIRARPVPSKNQKIAFMFLTPSSLPFEKLWEKFFMGHEDRYTIYVHASRDRPIHSSPIFAGRDIRSEKVIWGTISMVDAEKRLLAHALQDPENQHFVLLSESCVPLHNFDYIYSYLMETNVSFVDCFDDPGPHGAGRYSDHMLPEIVKRDWRKGAQWFTVKRQHAILILADTLYYGKFKRYCKPGNEWHNCYSDEHYLPTLFNMADPTGIANWSVTHVDWSEGKWHPKVYRAVDTSFELLKNISSIDESVHVSSNAKHVAQRRPCMWNGMKRPCYLFARKFYPEALDNLMNIFSNYTII
- the LOC117852795 gene encoding glycosyltransferase BC10 isoform X2, which codes for MRDIIRARPVPSKNQKIAFMFLTPSSLPFEKLWEKFFMGHEDRYTIYVHASRDRPIHSSPIFAGRDIRSEKVIWGTISMVDAEKRLLAHALQDPENQHFVLLSESCVPLHNFDYIYSYLMETNVSFVDCFDDPGPHGAGRYSDHMLPEIVKRDWRKGAQWFTVKRQHAILILADTLYYGKFKRYCKPGNEWHNCYSDEHYLPTLFNMADPTGIANWSVTHVDWSEGKWHPKVYRAVDTSFELLKNISSIDESVHVSSNAKHVAQRRPCMWNGMKRPCYLFARKFYPEALDNLMNIFSNYTII